CTTACTTCCAAGCAGTGTGCACTGAACTGTGGGTTGCATGAGACACTTTTGCGGACGGCCAGGTCGTTCGTGCTCATAAAGCCCACACCCTTTCTGTTCGTGGCATGCTGTACATCCAACCTGTGCAACATCCAGCGACCAATCatcaaagaaaacacagaagataaGTACTTTAAGGGGCAAAGCAGGGGCAGCAAAGCTGGGCTGATGCCTTTCCTGACACTGGCCTCTGTGCTTCTGGGCCTCAGGCTGCTGTGACAAAGTCAACTGGCTGCAGGTGGTTGGAACTTGTTGcattaaatttgttttccatCAATTAGCTTAATGGTAGTCTGATTTTCCAGGGACCTTGAtgtggggtggggagaatgaGTCCATTTGGGCCTACCTCACAGGTTGAATTAGAGCAAGGCCAAACCTTCCCCATAGTAATTTTGCCTACACGTTGTTTCTCTTTGAAATCAAACCTTGTAACTTTTTTTTGCTGACAATCACTCTTGACTCCTCTTCACCTTGGGGGGCCTTGGTATCGATGGAGGGCAGGGCCTGAGGCTCACCCATGAAAAGTAGTCCTCAGACACTTCTGACCTTTGGGGGAGCCCAGGGTCAGTGGGGGAGACAGAATGATTTGGGCATAAGGTATCTCTGGAGTGAAAGAAATACTGCTCAGTGTGGGGTAGTAGGACCCCCTCCTGATTACAGCCCTCTTCTGACAGGGGAGGCCCCTTGGCTGCTCTCCTTCAGCTCTTGCTTCCAGACtccaagagacagaagagaagaaATTCTGTTGAGTAAGCATGGATTTCACCCACCAACCGGCATAGGTGTGTGGACTCACAAATGCTTCCCCATGCGTTTGTCCAGCGTCTGAAACTTGGGCAGCTAGACAGCAGCACCACTGCTGACACTCTAGCCTTCTCCCAGTCTCCATTTGAGATGCAGCCATGTACAGACAGCCAGAGAGCTGAGCTGCAGTTCTGCACAGAACAAATGTTCTCTCCCCTATGGCCCTGACTGGGTGCTTGGGTGGGTGCAGCCCCATCTGCAGCTGtcctgcctccccctccctcccataCTCTGGCCTGCCTCACCTGGTCTGACTCAGGGAATGCTATTTGGGGCATCCTGGGAACCTTCCAGAGAGTCTCAATGGCCCCAGAAGGGGGTACTGTGGGGcaggcagggagcagggctgtCTCTGTCGCATCTAGAGCCTCTGAACCAGAAGGGCCCCCGAGTGTTGGCCAGCGCCTCCACAGCTGGCAATTTCCAGTTTCTGTTAGGCTCCTGCTGTGTGCATGTCCCCTTCCAAGCACAGGCACTGCGCTCACGCGTTCCTGCTCATGCCCCGTTCAGGAGCGGCATTCCTAGGACTCCCGACTCTCGGCCTAGGACAGGACTTTAAGTAGGATCCCTTTTGTTAGGGCaggcaagagatgcaagaggtCAACTATTCAAAAGTCGCCATGGCAACCGGACACTGGCGTCTCTTCACCAGGAGGATGGTTAGCGCAGTGTAAGATGACTGGGACGTCAAGACCCATGAACATGGAGAATCCCTAGGTTTGGATCTGGTGGGTCTTTGGTGATCTGATGAAGAGTACTTTCAATGATTAGATGATAAGAGATATCAGACTATTGCAGGATAAGGCGTTCAAGTGAATTGGGGAAAATGCTGTCACCAGTGTGATAGATACACTTTCTAGAAGTCACTATGGAAGGAAGAAGTTCTAAGAGGATAGTGTTTAGAAAAAACAGATCACAGATCAACATCAATGCCACACCAAGAAAGTAAAGACTTGGGAATCTTTATCTGTGAAGAGCAGGGAGCCAGGTGAGTAAAGGACAAGGCAACGAGGGCCCAGCTGGCGCAGAGAGAATGAAACAGGATCCAAAGCAGAGGCTGCAACCCCGGCAGGAGAGCAAACACTTCTGTGAGCGAGTAGAGGGATGAGCAGGGGTGCACAGAAAGCTCATATGATGGAAGGAGccagaaaaatgacagaattcatTCCCAAACAGTCACATATTCTCTGTGAAGCTGAAGACAGGGGTGTCTGCTAAAGAGTGAGTGCACAGACCAGGTGGGCGTGATGTCAGCTTGGAATAGGCCCTGAaggcaagagagagagaaggtcatGGCTGAGACCACGCAGAGACCCAGTAGAGCTTGCTGGCAAGAGGACCCAGGAGCAGTCCCAGGATAGGAGCTGAAATGGCGGGGcctctagtggctcagttgttaaaagagcctgcctgcagtgtgggagacccgggttaaatccctgggtccagaagatgccctggagaaggaaatggtaacccactccactattcttgcctagaaaatttcaaggacagaggagactggtgagctaccatccatggggtcacgaggagtcAGATACAACAGAGATGAACACTTACTATGAGGTCTGGGTGTTCACCAATCCAAGGTCACAAGCACAAGAGGGAACTACACTTGGTTTCAAGAGAGCAACTGAGGAACAAACGATCTGTCAAAACTTAGCTGGACAGAGGAGGTCAAACCAAGGTGAGCAGGGCCAGGCCAGGCCTAGACGGCTACCTGGAGGTAGACAGCAGAATGTTGGCCAGAGCTGACAGAAGGGCCTGAAAGGAAGAGGCTTACAGTGCCCTGGAGACCTCACAGCTTCATGCAGAGAGAAGGAGAGCTCACGTGGGGAGGAGGAAACGTGCTATTCTGTAAGTGGCATCGCTAAGGTGGCCACTGTGCTCTTTAAGAGCAAGTGTGatgcaagtgacagaaaaccGCAAACAAGGGGGTCTCAGCAAGAGCAGAAAGTGTTTCTTTCTTGTTCGTGTAAACAAAGTGCAGCGCTCAGCAGCTCAGAGCTGTGTGTCACGGGGAAGCAAGCTCCACCTCGTGAGTGCTGCAGCAGCTCAGAGCACATGCTTTGGGGAGGCGAAACTGTGGTGGCTATAAAAGcagcattttttttcaaagtgacAAAATACACATGCATGCCCAAACTGTCACCTCTATGTaggctttaaaaacaaacaaaatgaagaatttgAGGGTCTGCTTCAATAGAAAGCAGCTTTCTAGGGAGAAGAAAGCTTTCTAGCCTTTCAGAAGCTTCATGAGCTGCCAGTTCTTTGGACTGCTGGACTTGATGGGCCCCAAGAAGACGCATGGAGGAGCTAGGGAGTACAGCCTTCAAACCTTGCCCCTCAAACACAGCCGaggacctgtctcctgagacacACGGAGCGACTCACAAGTTCCACTCCGAAGCCTCCGTCTCTGAACAAGCACAGCCACCTGTTGTCTGTCTCAAGCACATGGAACACTCCTTCCAACTCACTCCTTTTATAGGCCAAGCACATAACTGATACTacagcaaagcagaaacagtacAAGAAAGGAACAGTAGAGGCCAACATACTGGTGAACAAAACCAACAACTGCCTGACTGGCTGTATTAAAAGAATAACAGGTTATGACCGAGTACAATTTGCTCCAGAAATGTAAGAATGACTCAGTCTTAGAAAAAGATGTCCAACAAGGAGTAAAGGAGGATAATCAGAGCATCATTAACATTCACtagttgatcttttaaaaatgctgtgaaCCCTAGGCACAGACAAAGTCAATAGTTTAATAAAAGTTACCCCCCCAGAAACCTCAAACAAACGTCATACTTCGTGGTGAAGCATTCAAAATGCTCTCATGTAATCCAAAGATGTGACAAGCCCACGCACCATCCCAGCTAGTCAGACACGGTCAGCCTCGACAGTGGGGCCTCAGGCACATCACGGAGGAAGGACTGCAAAAACGCTTCTCCTCAGCTACAAGCCCGTCAGCTAAAATCCCTCCTATTACAGACCACTTAAAAATGTCACCTGAAAAAACAAATCTGAATACTTTTTAACTGTAAACCAAGCTAATGCGAACAtttcagaagaggaagaaaggaaagaaggggggaaggaaaggaaagaaaagaatcttgACTATATACAGTGAGCAAGGAGTGAAGCTGGCAGCTTCAGCATATTTGCTCTTTTTCTATCACCTAGAGCCTCAGGGAGGGCAGCAGACAAGGCACTGGGTTTCCATGAGAGAGGAAGTGAAAGCAAAAACCATGAATGAGGAGCTTCAGAGGGGATATGCTCTCAATTAAACACTAAACTGGGAAAAAGATACTCTCTGCACAAGGAAACTTGGCTATGTCAGTATTGGCTCCACATGGAGAAAAATGTATGAAGAGAAGTTTTTCCTGAGAATTAGATACTCTCATTATCACTTGGGGCTTGTATTTCCACGACTGGTCTATTCCAATAAACCTAAGCCACAAGATAAATGTTAAGTGGTAATGGATGAGTTTCACCCTGTGATACCtacaaaagcaaaggaaaatcctCTCTGAAGGAATATTCACTCAGCTCAGAAGTCATAGAGTCCCAAAGGTTTTatctcaataaatatctgctgaaaATCAAAATTCACAAGAcacaagaaaacaagaaacaagtAAGCAGAAGTGGATCACCAAAAGTTTCAAACATTGGAAATCATAGGTctgtaatacaaaataaatttgcttttagaaataaaagagcATAGAAAACATGAGGGAAAGAATGACGGACCATCAAAAATATTAGGCAAAAAATTAGGAGACCGCTGGAAGTAAGTGATGTGATCTTTGTAACCTTATAAAAAACTCAAGGGAGAAATTAAACAGTAGATCACACATAGATGACGAGACAACAATACACTGGAATGGGAGCTGAACAAATGATTCCATTGCAACCAAAAGGTTAAAAGAGGTGGGAAATACAGAGATGAAACTAGAAGACATGAAGAGTAAGAGAGAAGCTCGTACAGAAAACAAGCAGGATTCCAGAAGAGGACAGAGAAAGCAGAGCACAGCCAGCGTTCAAACAAAGAGCAATGGGCGATTTGCCAAAAGCGATGCAAGAACATTCAGGTCAAGCAATCACAACACGCCTGCTGCTCTGAGACACACTCAAAGCAAAACATCCAGGCTGCAAACCAAGAGAAAATTACAAAAGCCTCCAGAGAGAAAATACGCATCTTGAAGGGAACAGCAGTTATGTCCTGCACAGGCCACAGCTCAAACTGGGAGGCAGAGGGCAAGGCAGTGGCAACTTCaaagcaatgaaagaaaacaaccagAAAGTAACTTGGCCTTGAATACTAAAAGGCTGTTTACAATAAGTAAAAAATAGAATGGTTTACCACTGACTAGTAATTACTAAAGGAACTCCTCCAAAAGCATGAAGAGGAGTGAAAACAATCCCAGACAGCAAGATGGAATGcaagaaagaaccaatttttaaaacacatgttAATATGTGGTCCTATGGATTGCATTATATCCCCACAAATTCCTGAGTTGAAGTCCTAATTCCTGGTGTGACTGTATGTGGAGGAAGGAAGTAAATGAGGCTACGTGAGGTCATAATGATTGGGCCTTGatacaaaagaatgaatatcCTTAGAAGATGAGACTCCAGAGAGCTCTCTCTCTGCCACGTGAGGACATGGCAAGAAGGccaccatctgcaagccaggaagagggctCTTGCCAGAAAATAAGTCATCTGGTACCTTGACCTTGAACGTGCAGCCTACACAACTATGAGAAACGAGGGTCTGCTCTTTAATCCCCTAGTTTACGATGCTTTGTTGTAGCAGCTGGAGCACACTAAgacgtgtgaaagtgaaagctgctcagtcttgtctgactctttgcgaccccagggactctacagtccatggaactctccaggccagaatactggagtgggtagcctttcccttctccaggggatcttcccaactcagggattgaacccaggtctcccgcattgcaggcagattctttaccagctgagccagcagggaagcccaactgtggATAAAGCCAAATAACACTAACAAGATAGCcccaaaataatattttctcatttggaaggttaaagaaaataagacaatacTGGATACAAATGGTGTGAAAAGGCATGAGGGACATGATTAACAATGAAATGTTCTCTGGTTTCTACGTGGTTCACAAAGAATTCAGAGACAGCCATAGGCATAAAGGGTCAACGCCAAAGTGTCACAGAAATGGAGTTTACTACCTTCTACCTagcaatagaaaaaagaaatcaatccttgAGAGAAAATGgatagaagaaatttaaaagtacTAAATAATCGATGATAGAAATGCATTTGTATGCCTTAGCAATCACAATAAATAAAATCACCAGCTCAGAGACAGATTATCAGattgaagtttttgttttaatccaGACAAATACTCAAAACAAAAGACCACAGAAAAATTCACCATAAAAGACAGAAGATATAGTAGCCTTAAACTATCAATGTAAAACAAATAGACTTTAAGGCAAAAATCACTAACAGATGTAAATGACAAAATGTGCAACttaccagaaaaaaatttttaacaactgAAAATTTATGTGTATCTAATATAAGtgcttcaaaatacataaagtaaaAAGTGTTAGAACAAGGAGTAATGGACAAAACCAGCAACAAAGTGGAATATTTAGACACACTTTTCCCAACAACAGACAGAGCTGAGGGCAGAAGCTTAGTAAAAACACTGAGCAATACAACTACCATGTCTTGTACTCTGCACCCAACAGTTACAAACAAGACACGCGAATGAAAAATTTCCAGTACTGTAAACAGGACAGTTAAAGTctacacaaaaaacaaaacaatacacaGTGAAACACTGGGATAAAGCTATAGCATCTTCCAGGGGGAAAACTGACAAGCCTTTTAAAACCTACATTTTtataatagaagaaaagaacatcaGAAGATCAAGGAGTTACACGTTccattttgaaagttaaaaaatagtAATGAGACAATAATGAAGtggcaaaaatcaatgaaataaaaatctagaGTATGACAGAAAGGACCAAGAGCTGAATTAGCAGCATTTGAAATAGAAGCAAAGACAGGGATTTCAGTAATGGAGAAGAGCAGTAGGTAGACAACATCAGACTGAACACTGTACCGCTTTTAAAGAATGGAAAGAGCTTGATAACTGGGCCATGGTGAAGGTCCAACATACTTGAATGCAGAGGTAAATGCGGACTCCATTTCTTAAGCAACACTTTGCCATGTAACTTTGCAGCCCCTTCAACCAAAGGCTGGATTTATTTCCTTCGACTTGACTTGGGGCTCAAACTTCTAATCTGTTAGGGTCTGCTTTCTTATTTATGCCTCTATCACCATCATgagcggggcttcccaggtagcactactggtaaagaacccgcctgccaaagcagaagacacaagagatgcgggttcaatccctgggtcgggaagattccctggagagggcatggcaaccccactccagtattcttgcctggagaatcccgtggacaggagcctggccggctacagtccatggggtcacaaaaagtcagacatgactgagcaacttaccaCGTATGCACAAATGCGCCATCATGAGGAGAAAATGCTCTTTAGTTCCCTCGTAGTGGAAGGATGAGAAACACATATGGCTGAAGCATCTCAGCTGAGCCCAGTTCTGAATGAGAAGCAGAGCTACCCACTGGGCCCAGCCTACCCTCAGATGCACAGATGAGACTGTCAGTGCTTG
This sequence is a window from Ovis canadensis isolate MfBH-ARS-UI-01 breed Bighorn chromosome 9, ARS-UI_OviCan_v2, whole genome shotgun sequence. Protein-coding genes within it:
- the LY6K gene encoding lymphocyte antigen 6K; its protein translation is MALLVPHVQDQASLEMITLLALLLVLGLPWVETNLTVSGRQEAALRCHVCEQENGFECEAPQNCDRGSTYCISAAVRIFPRFYLTSKQCALNCGLHETLLRTARSFVLIKPTPFLFVACCTSNLCNIQRPIIKENTEDKYFKGQSRGSKAGLMPFLTLASVLLGLRLL